The genomic window TAAGTACTTAAGAATGTccgcaaaaaaataaaattgatgatgaaaatagaaattttaacaCCTCATGGTAGATTgactatctatttatttattattaataaaataaatgctagttaaaatgtatatttttgaatgacctttttttttttttgctttctaTGCTCTGGCcgctagattttaattttctaaaaattagcTCTCTAGTAACTTACAGTTGCCCATTCCTGatgtatatgataaaatgtataatattacaaaacctGTCAaacttgaataaattattagcgaacaaataaactataaagtatataaatataactaaaaaccaacctttaatacaaaaaaatggaaaaaattaaatttttatctttatcacTTGGAAGAACTTTTAATTGCtttcatttattgaaaacatatggttatagtatttttttgcaattttaatCAAGTGGTGACAATAAATCATACAActgttatgtaattataaatggaattaattttgttaaactgTGTCCAAAATCAGCAAAATCaactgaattattataaaaacataaacaatttatcttGCTATGTCttacatcataaaataaaaataaattatgatgcaAATAAAGCTTATCAAAATGAATTGAGTTTATAAATAGTCATACATGTCTGATAAACAggatatagatttaaaaatatctttaaattcaACTGAGCATTAAAAGAAATGTTATAACTACCTTTAacatacatcaaaatatagttaaaaacttttgagttatacaataatattgtgtttgaatttatcaaaaatttaataaatattaatctactTTTGTGTGGAAAATACGCTCCAATgactatgtttatatttttgtttctttctTTACTAAAAgcattaaacataaatgttttaaaaattatttgcacttttttaaatttaatataatactaaaaaatatttttaattaaattcaccATAGCTTTAATAAGTTTCAAAAAACtacttttttcaattacatGTTCTTTGTGTTGAATTTGGTAAAACCTAAATATtacctaactatattattactctgCACTTTTATGTATTCTGAACTTcaaaacattgaaatattgttaGCAATTAGATTTATACTttcaatataaactttttgtcaaaaatattaactgttctaaattcttaattttttgtttcctTCTATACTATCAGTGGTGTAGCCAGGATTTTTTTTGGGGGAGGCTATCAATTTTTTCACAGCGATGGTTTACCTATAGGTTCTTACTTCTtccataagtataaaatgcaGATACcgaagaattattaatatataaaaaataaaaaaagctatgacaatttaaaatcagtaaaatacaatttaagacTTTTGTAGCGTTTTTCataaaccattaaaatagtttttcaatttcCTTAAAATTTCGGGGAGCCCCTTTCCAATCTAACCAGCCTCATCAGCCCCTCCTCAGGCTACGCCACTGTATACTAGTAGTACTCGATctaatagtattttacattttttctaaacaatgaaataactaattatacaaGTAATATCTTTGCAATAGAATGAAgacaactatatataaaaaaaaatcaatttgttcTTTGTTCATCTTTCAAAAGTTTtactcatttaaaatgtattgtaattttataataggtaatcatatttataaacacctatttgttattatttttttattattgtatagtaaattaattaagaataaaatagacCCGGGAgttgaataacaatattatacagaaggTTAGTATATTTAAGTCAATGGAAATGTTCAACTTGCAAAATGCAatgttataaaagtaaaacttaaatataaatataaagtatggtGGTCTAAATCTGttggttattaattttcataaatttaatatcctgattaaaaagtttttagggGATTTTATTGAATCTACTGACTAGGTAGcagtattttagaaaaatgaacaaaatcttaatacttattaagtactaatataaaaccacttataataaattattttaataatgcctatatattaaaaagaaatgttattattggttACAACATTAATATCTTGTAAAATCAATTCTGTTCctctttcaaatatttaataagcagtaaaaaatatgtacctgtTCAGATCTATTCAAAATTTGCTTTTCCGCAGCTAATTTAGCACGTAATGAAGATGATTCTTGAGCAGCCTGTTCAATTTGGTTGATCATTACTTGATTTTGACCacgataatattctaattctTTTCTTGTTTGATCATATCTTCTTACTGTTTCTCCATGTTgtctacataaataaaacaaaatatttgatttacattattttcaaatttgatataaaaacaattacatacCTTCTCAGCATCATCAACTCATGCATCGCTTTATCACATTGTTGTTTTAATCCATCATAATCACGTTCACGGTTACTATTAGCATCTCGATTTCGATCATTACTTCGATCTGAATAACTTCGAGTAAGCATATCTATCataggataaaaaaaataaaatgaaaatatacctactcaaaCATCcctattaaatgattttacaaaccagtatttttagaattttcaatAGTGTTGTTTGACgacatcttaatattatatttggtccAAAgcacaaaattgttttcaatttttttgcatTAACAATTTCATGTTAATTCTGTTAcaagtttaaaacatttataacggGATGTGCTGAATTTATCCATGACTAATAACACAATCAATTAATGTGAGAAGATTTAAAGCAAATGctaaattaaaacgaaaaaaaattaatttggagAGACAATCGCCcaagtagaaaaaataatatagtataatatttacctaatattcAAGTAACGAAaactataaatgattataaactgTTTAACTAGTTTcagtaataaatagtaatttgtattattattttatgaaaatatacagaacaatattgtagataaaaatataaaataaatgaaaaacatatgttaaatttagGTTACAgaaggtataaatatttacagtttacTCGTAACCGTGGTCCAACAGTTTTCATTCAAACAACGAAACAATCTTTTGTGTGGTACCGTTTCGTGTCTTTAAACCACTCTTCACTGCAGAGAGTacaactaaaaactaaaagagGGAGACGTTGAGTTCGTAGACACCATAATAGACTAGAGACTAGAGAGCACTGTGAGCACTAGACGGTGTCAATGTGTCATTGTCGGACGTCAGTTTGTCACTTTTGACTTGTCAGTAAATATTGTTGAGACTGTTGAGTGTTGACGTTGTTGCGTACTAGAAtctaaatttaagataatataatattaaaaaaaaatcacggaCAACGACGGTCTTTGGACAAAAGATAGTCCGTCTATTATCAGAGAATTATTAATGAACCGTCTTAAACCGTGCAACAGCTATTGTTCAGCTGTTGCTGTGGTAGTACTACGTTATCACTGTGATAATGGCTATCACCGTCctgtgataaatattataaaatataaggtcGTGTTGCGTAGGGTGCGTTCCGGTTGCACTGGTTGCAGGACCTTTACGCGCTCTTAAGTTATAgcatagacatattattatgtctatgaGTTATAGTGCTCAGCGCTCAAATTCACGCGACTACTCATGTCTTGTGCTTAAGAACCGTTCCACTACTGTAAATAGCCGTATACGATCGCTTTGCTTACGCGACGGTATGTCATAAACTCTTATGCTACACTATACCAATAATTTCGTCGTGAGCGCGGAACGATGACGTCGAGTTGAGATCTGGTGACGTCACGGTTGTAACGTGAGCGCCTTTATATGTGCCGACTGCCGAGTGGAACGCTGCGAGCGCTTGAAGCGTACAACCAGAACGCACTCGtggtagatttttttaaaagcatgTTGCCATGCGGGGCCGGTATTACAATGTTCCTATAACTGATAAGCTATTTGACTATCGTGAACTGTTCAAGTTGTTCAACTGTTTACTGTttgagattattttaaaattaaaaataataaatactcgtATTCATATTCaacattcattataaatagtaatatcaaTTAGTACTCATTAGTTAttagaatttgaaatttcaaatgaCCAACACTGAATCACTATTATAGAACACGACAAAGTTACAAACACAGACaaaagtacatttaaatacacttTACTTCAAAACAATGGTTATTAGCATAGGATTTGAAGGTAGTGCAAATAAACTAGCAATTGGAATTGTTAAAGATGGTGAAGTGCTGGCGAATTGTAGAAGAACATACATAACTCCACCTGGTGaaggttaatatttttctttttttttattgttacttacctacctatatttcaaaataaaaaaaatatgattgtacCTACTGCTTTTAGGATTTTTACCCCGAGAAACAGCGACACatcaccaaaataatattgtatcattattaGAAGAAACAATCAGAACATCTGGCATACAGCCGGAACAGATTGATATTGTATGTTTTACAAAAGGTCCTGGAATTGGTGCTCCTTTGGTTAGTGTTGCTGCTGTGGCACGCACTATTGCTCAACTTTGGAACAAACCTTTAATACCTGTTAACCATTGTATTGCACGTATCCTTTAAaagcattatatatttttatttaatacaaattattagctTTCAACCTTAATGATCTTGACTAGACATAGAAATGGGACGCTTAATAACTGGAAGTGACAACCCTACTGTTTTATATGTTAGTGGAGGAAATACTCAAGTCATAGCTTATTCCGGGAATTGTTATAGAATATTTGGTGAAACAATTGATATTGCTGTTGGAAATTGTTTAGACCGATTTGCaagagttttaaaattatccaaTGATCCTAGTCCTGGATACAATATTGAACAAATGgctaaaaagtattataacacaatatacatatatatatatatataaaaattataaatttgtattaaataattatataatatttttcagtggtaaaaaatatcttaaattaccTTATGTGGTAAAAGGTATGGATGTTTCATTCTCtggtatattatcttatatagaAGAAAAAGCACAAACATTGTTGTCATCTGGTGAATATACTCCTGAAGATTTGTGTTTTTCACTTCAAGAAACTCTTTTTGCAATGTTAATAGAAACAACAggtaaacacaaataaaattatctttatagtaatttgttagaaaaatgataattgtaACCCATAAGTACCTACGAATACAAACATGgtaaattgtatgttataaataatctatttaatttgtgATTAAATTGTGTGAATCGacttattatctaaaatattacatttaagaaTAGTATCTAGTGAATCGCATTggttttttaggtttttatattttaaatacagctttaaagttttaaaacttgctttaaaattaaaacaaaa from Aphis gossypii isolate Hap1 chromosome 1, ASM2018417v2, whole genome shotgun sequence includes these protein-coding regions:
- the LOC114119948 gene encoding tRNA N6-adenosine threonylcarbamoyltransferase, whose protein sequence is MVISIGFEGSANKLAIGIVKDGEVLANCRRTYITPPGEGFLPRETATHHQNNIVSLLEETIRTSGIQPEQIDIVCFTKGPGIGAPLVSVAAVARTIAQLWNKPLIPVNHCIAHIEMGRLITGSDNPTVLYVSGGNTQVIAYSGNCYRIFGETIDIAVGNCLDRFARVLKLSNDPSPGYNIEQMAKNGKKYLKLPYVVKGMDVSFSGILSYIEEKAQTLLSSGEYTPEDLCFSLQETLFAMLIETTERAMSHCQSKEVLIVGGVGCNERLQEMMKIMCDERNAILYATDERFCIDNGVMIAHTGTLMHNSGYKTTWEDTFCTQRFRTDEVEVTWRS